A single Pagrus major chromosome 19, Pma_NU_1.0 DNA region contains:
- the eloca gene encoding elongin C paralog a, protein MDGEERTYGGCEGPDAMYVKLISSDGHEFIVKREHALTSGTIKAMLSGPGQFAENETNEVNFREIPSHVLSKVCMYFTYKVRYTNSSTEIPEFPIAPEIALELLMAANFLDC, encoded by the exons ATGG ATGGAGAAGAGAGAACCTACGGCGGCTGTGAAGGGCCAGATGCCATGTATGTAAAGTTGATCTCTTCGGATGGCCATGAGTTTATTGTGAAAAGGGAACACGCCTTGACATCCGGGACCATCAAAGCCATGTTAAGCGGGCCAG GTCAGTTTGCTGAGAATGAAACCAACGAAGTGAACTTCAGGGAGATTCCTTCTCACGTCCTGTCCAAGGTCTGCATGTACTTCACCTACAAAGTCCGCTACACCAACAGCTCCACAGAAATACCCGAATTCCCCATCGCTCCGGAGATCGCACTGGAACTGCTCATGGCTGCGAACTTTTTGGATTGCTAA